Proteins encoded in a region of the Benincasa hispida cultivar B227 chromosome 2, ASM972705v1, whole genome shotgun sequence genome:
- the LOC120071142 gene encoding zinc finger CCCH domain-containing protein 20 isoform X1 translates to MLISERHRPGPVVHITPLTIPEEPPASETRFPFPLSGISVSSDVTANGGDYSPYYLQEALAALQRYTNESEIESDSELSGRESDVPVGAYSGDHFRIFEFKVRKCTRGRSHDWTECPYAHPGEKARRRDPRKYHYSGTACPDFRKGSCKKGDSCEFAHGVFECWLHPARYRTQPCKDGTNCRRRVCFFAHTPEQLRVLPQQSPRSANSPESYDESPIRQSLDGSCAKSLPFLSSPVSVSPSATPVDSPPLSPMTRSLGRSLGSSSINEMVASLRNLHLSKVKSLPSSWNIQIGSPGYPSRICHGFCSLPTTPTRAPTGHGGLLDFSEHGFEEEPAMERVESGRELRAKMLEKLSKENSLDLADSNPSTCTPDVGWVSELVKTKLNVRDGRNIF, encoded by the exons ATGTTAATCAGTGAACGCCACCGCCCTGGTCCAGTGGTTCACATCACTCCATTGACGATACCGGAGGAACCTCCTGCAAGCGAGACGCGGTTTCCTTTTCCCCTGAGTGGAATCTCGGTGAGTTCTGATGTTACTGCCAATGGCGGCGATTATTCTCCCTATTATCTCCAGGAAGCCCTAGCGGCACTCCAGCGATATACGAATGAATCGGAGATTGAATCTGATTCGGAGTTGTCCGGACGGGAATCGGACGTTCCGGTGGGTGCTTACTCGGGCGATCATTTTCGGATTTTTGAGTTCAAGGTGAGGAAGTGTACGCGTGGACGGTCTCATGATTGGACGGAGTGTCCGTATGCTCATCCAGGCGAGAAGGCCCGCCGGAGAGATCCGAGGAAGTATCATTACTCTGGTACGGCATGCCCTGACTTTCGAAAAGGTAGCTGTAAGAAAGGCGATTCATGCGAGTTTGCGCATGGTGTTTTTGAGTGTTGGCTTCATCCTGCTCGTTACAGGACTCAGCCGTGTAAGGATGGGACTAACTGTCGGCGGAGAGTCTGTTTCTTCGCTCATACTCCTGAACAACTTAGGGTTTTGCCTCAACAGAGCCCGAGAAGCGCGAACTCGCCTGAGTCGTATGATGAATCTCCTATTCGGCAGTCTTTGGATGGATCCTGTGCTAAATCGTTGCCGTTTCTGTCTTCTCCGGTGTCCGTTTCACCGTCCGCGACTCCGGTGGACTCCCCACCGTTATCGCCCATGACTCGGTCTCTCGGCCGGTCCCTTGGCTCGAGTTCCATCAATGAAATGGTCGCATCCCTCCGTAACTTGCATCTAAGCAAGGTCAAATCCCTGCCATCCTCCTGGAATATTCAAATTGGATCTCCTGGTTATCCATCTCGAATCTGCCATGGATTTTGTAGCCTTCCAACAACTCCAACTCGGGCTCCAACTGGTCATGGAGGACTGCTCGACTTCTCGGAGCATGGATTCGAGGAGGAACCGGCGATGGAGCGAGTCGAATCTGGGAGGGAGCTGAGAGCAAAGATGCTGGAGAAGCTGAGCAAGGAAAATTCTCTGGACTTGGCTGATTCAAATCCTTCAACCTGCACACCAGACGTTGGATGGGTATCAGAGCTAGTGAA GACAAAGTTGAATGTTCGGGATGGTcggaatattttttaa
- the LOC120071142 gene encoding zinc finger CCCH domain-containing protein 20 isoform X2, giving the protein MLISERHRPGPVVHITPLTIPEEPPASETRFPFPLSGISVSSDVTANGGDYSPYYLQEALAALQRYTNESEIESDSELSGRESDVPVGAYSGDHFRIFEFKVRKCTRGRSHDWTECPYAHPGEKARRRDPRKYHYSGTACPDFRKGSCKKGDSCEFAHGVFECWLHPARYRTQPCKDGTNCRRRVCFFAHTPEQLRVLPQQSPRSANSPESYDESPIRQSLDGSCAKSLPFLSSPVSVSPSATPVDSPPLSPMTRSLGRSLGSSSINEMVASLRNLHLSKVKSLPSSWNIQIGSPGYPSRICHGFCSLPTTPTRAPTGHGGLLDFSEHGFEEEPAMERVESGRELRAKMLEKLSKENSLDLADSNPSTCTPDVGWVSELVK; this is encoded by the coding sequence ATGTTAATCAGTGAACGCCACCGCCCTGGTCCAGTGGTTCACATCACTCCATTGACGATACCGGAGGAACCTCCTGCAAGCGAGACGCGGTTTCCTTTTCCCCTGAGTGGAATCTCGGTGAGTTCTGATGTTACTGCCAATGGCGGCGATTATTCTCCCTATTATCTCCAGGAAGCCCTAGCGGCACTCCAGCGATATACGAATGAATCGGAGATTGAATCTGATTCGGAGTTGTCCGGACGGGAATCGGACGTTCCGGTGGGTGCTTACTCGGGCGATCATTTTCGGATTTTTGAGTTCAAGGTGAGGAAGTGTACGCGTGGACGGTCTCATGATTGGACGGAGTGTCCGTATGCTCATCCAGGCGAGAAGGCCCGCCGGAGAGATCCGAGGAAGTATCATTACTCTGGTACGGCATGCCCTGACTTTCGAAAAGGTAGCTGTAAGAAAGGCGATTCATGCGAGTTTGCGCATGGTGTTTTTGAGTGTTGGCTTCATCCTGCTCGTTACAGGACTCAGCCGTGTAAGGATGGGACTAACTGTCGGCGGAGAGTCTGTTTCTTCGCTCATACTCCTGAACAACTTAGGGTTTTGCCTCAACAGAGCCCGAGAAGCGCGAACTCGCCTGAGTCGTATGATGAATCTCCTATTCGGCAGTCTTTGGATGGATCCTGTGCTAAATCGTTGCCGTTTCTGTCTTCTCCGGTGTCCGTTTCACCGTCCGCGACTCCGGTGGACTCCCCACCGTTATCGCCCATGACTCGGTCTCTCGGCCGGTCCCTTGGCTCGAGTTCCATCAATGAAATGGTCGCATCCCTCCGTAACTTGCATCTAAGCAAGGTCAAATCCCTGCCATCCTCCTGGAATATTCAAATTGGATCTCCTGGTTATCCATCTCGAATCTGCCATGGATTTTGTAGCCTTCCAACAACTCCAACTCGGGCTCCAACTGGTCATGGAGGACTGCTCGACTTCTCGGAGCATGGATTCGAGGAGGAACCGGCGATGGAGCGAGTCGAATCTGGGAGGGAGCTGAGAGCAAAGATGCTGGAGAAGCTGAGCAAGGAAAATTCTCTGGACTTGGCTGATTCAAATCCTTCAACCTGCACACCAGACGTTGGATGGGTATCAGAGCTAGTGAAGTGA